One Spiribacter halobius DNA segment encodes these proteins:
- the flgM gene encoding flagellar biosynthesis anti-sigma factor FlgM, protein MTDPIDNGPRFNRPVQTDGTRGGQSVNGQQKPVEASEGRPGADQSQTSERLQAVRDAIDRTPEVDSARVQDIRERIASGEYPLDAERTAERMVELERLLAEG, encoded by the coding sequence ATGACCGACCCCATCGACAACGGGCCGCGCTTCAACCGCCCGGTGCAGACGGACGGCACCCGCGGCGGCCAGAGCGTCAACGGCCAGCAGAAGCCCGTGGAGGCCTCCGAGGGCCGCCCCGGCGCGGACCAGTCGCAGACCTCCGAGCGGTTGCAGGCGGTGCGCGATGCCATCGACCGCACCCCCGAGGTGGACAGCGCCCGCGTTCAGGACATCCGCGAGCGCATCGCCAGCGGCGAGTATCCGCTGGATGCCGAGCGCACCGCGGAGCGGATGGTCGAGCTCGAGCGCCTGCTGGCCGAAGGCTGA
- a CDS encoding flagellar protein FlgN, whose product MTDAVPQGLPQAIAAGRRELEALATLLAEEREALRTRDGERLTAIAERKQAHFSALDALDLPGRLPGAEGVESALAARHGDHTLAEWRDLVSSLRAVRRENEVNGLTIQRTLSAVATEIALLHGHAGPGERTYAQNGRRSETGGGGSLLSRA is encoded by the coding sequence ATGACTGACGCCGTACCGCAGGGGCTCCCCCAGGCCATCGCCGCCGGACGCCGTGAGCTCGAGGCCCTCGCCACGCTGCTGGCCGAGGAGCGGGAGGCGCTGCGCACCCGGGATGGTGAGCGGCTTACCGCCATTGCCGAGCGCAAGCAGGCCCACTTCTCCGCCCTGGACGCTCTGGACCTGCCCGGGCGGCTGCCCGGCGCCGAAGGCGTCGAGAGCGCGCTGGCCGCGCGGCATGGCGATCACACCCTCGCCGAGTGGCGCGATCTGGTATCGTCCCTGCGCGCGGTGCGGCGGGAGAACGAGGTCAACGGCCTCACCATCCAGCGCACGCTCTCTGCCGTGGCCACGGAGATCGCCCTGCTGCACGGGCACGCCGGCCCCGGCGAGCGTACCTATGCCCAGAACGGCCGGCGATCGGAAACGGGCGGAGGCGGCAGCCTGCTGAGCCGCGCCTGA